The Penaeus monodon isolate SGIC_2016 chromosome 8, NSTDA_Pmon_1, whole genome shotgun sequence sequence cataaatgatgattatagtgacagtgatgatatgatgatgaattagtaataatgatagtaatgagaataataataaaaacaaaaatgataattgtgatgatagtgatactgatggCGATGaggctggtaatgataataagagaactagtaataacaataaaaataaataatgataatgataataacagtagtaatgatactgttaattataatgataatgataataataataacattaataatagtaatgctaaagatgataatagaaacaataacaatgatgataatgctaatgaacatgataatattaacaatagtaataatggtaatgttaacgataataaagattaaaataatggtggcaataaaaataataataatgatattaataatgataacaataagaataataaaatcatggtataactactactaataataaaaataacaatattaataatgaagatgataataataaagattataatgataacaatgataatagtaacgatagtgataataataaagattataatgataacaatgataatagtaacgacagtgataataaagtttataatgataaaaataataatagtaactattattgttattattattattattattattatcattattattatcattactactactactactactattgttattattattattattattattgttatcattattattattattattattattattattattgttgttgttgttgtgttgttgttgttgtggttgttgttgttgttgttattattattattattattattattattattattattattattattattattattattattattattattattattattattattattattattgttattattattattattattattattattattattattattattattattattattattattattattattatctttattattattatcaatatcattaatataattttcttattcttgttattaatattattgtgattattatcatcattgttatcattatcattatcaataccattatactaaaaataacaagaaagggaaatgataatGGGCATTATTGGTTTGTAGATAGATGGAAggacatggaaaaaaataataatttaggtATATAAGTCTTATGCATGcgtatattgatatgtattatatttctgtgtatgctgcatgtataatatatcagaatatatatatatatatatatatatatatatatatatatatatatatatatatatatatatatatatatatatatatatatattgatctatacattttatttcataGATCGGCATATTTAGAAACATCACCGTCCTTTGTTTACATTTCTCTTTCCACAATGTTTGGGAGGCGCGCGAGACGAACGGAAATATGACTTTTTCGTATTATGTCCTGCTTTGTACGACATTACTTTGTCAGGGTAAATAGAAGTTGTGTGTTTTCATTGAATAGATCCACTTTTGATTCAGCGAATCGTTGCATCATTAGAGTAATTAGGAAAAAAGTTTATTACATCTAGAGGGGAGAGATCTCGAGGGAATTATTgagtaaaatttattaaatatactaaACAGGAAGTAATACTTACAAAGGGTAGTTTGAAAATTTGAGTGAGCACAGATGGGTGTAATTAAAGTTTCCCTTACAGAGCAAACACTATATGGAAATGATAGAGTGAAGAAATTAAAGAAACTCCTCTGTGCAACTTCTGTCCTTATTTGACATAAgtgtaaaagaaagagataaaaaataaaattaactctACTGATGGATATTATGGCTTCCAAAATTCATAATCTGGCAAGATAGAGAGAAATGCCAACAAGCTTCTCCATATATGTTCTGGCATGATGGAGCACGAACTGGCTCATTATTTTATGATGGGTCATCAGAAATTATGTAGTTCATAAGATTTACCCCATTGAATAAAAAATTGTGAATTATGAAATTAATGTTACTATAGAAGCCTCATAGGGATTTTAGGGTACTTTTACCTTATAATAGTATTAGCTGTGTTCTGTTCAGATCTGCATGGAACTTGCTGTATTGTGTTATTTTGCTAATCCCTTATTTGACAGTAAGTTACCAGGAAGATTTACAAGCCCAGGGAGGTTTGCGAGCTGTATCTTCTCAGAATAGATGTGGTTATATCCCCATTTCTCTCATgctttcaccctctttcttctgttcttttgcctctccatttttctgaaaaaatacagaactttttatttgtttatgctgTATTAATGCCATATTGTTTATTTCAGCACAAACAGAATATTTGCCAATTAACTGGACAGAGGCAGGTATTATAGGCTTTGGAAGTGAAAGCCATTATGAAGACCCTGCCGTGACACCTCTTGCTCCTTGCCCATGTGATTATACTAGTAATCATTGCGATACTACTTGTTGTTGTGATAAGGTAAGTTGATATTGCAAAGACATATGTTTCCAGTTAAATGTtggtaataaatatttttgttagacaacatttgataaaattattgataatgataatgataactttatgTAGTGTAGTAAAATTATCACACCATGGAAATGTGAGCATGCCCCCCCAAAAATGATGTATAGTATTGAAGTACACAGATTATGGATATAGGCCTAGTATTTTAGTTGGATAATAAAAGAATGTAGAAATATGGTTTGTAAtgcttttttctgattttacaaATGCAGCAtcagcattatatttttttattcatagtgTTGAGTTTGTTGATTATTAATGATACATATTACCTAATAAAGATCTTTAGTTCACTTAGTAGTAagtgtatttataattatcagcttatatttatatctttttctaaattttatttgcAGGATTGTTCACCCTTTCAGTTAGCAGCATTTTCCTGCCTTGAAGGACTACAGGGAGGCCAAAGAACTGacaaaaatattgacaataattgcaaatatcaaGGGCCATATTCACCAGAGTGGCATGATTTACTGTGTTATATTACTGAGAATAATCCATATCTTGGTCTCTTTTTCCAAAATCTACCTTCAATCCAGAACTAtcaaaaatatttagataaagtGTCGGTTCCACAGTACAGTTATGAGGATACAGACATTCACTTGCAGCAAGAAGATTCTCAgctgtattatatatttggtgcAGGTATTGAGGTAGTTATACATTTGGAAGATACAATAAGTATTGGATTTTTAACACTTCCACACCCAGTGCTAAATGGAGTGTGCATTGATCATGTTCCTGTCCATTTCCTACAGGATGTTAGTCATGATTGCTCCTTATTGCTAACACCTGAAGTTTGTGAAACAGAGCAGTATTTCAGCTCTCAGTACTACCTTCGTAACTCTGATTCTTTAAACTCAGAGCCATTCACAATTATTGGGAACCTAACTGACCAGCAGGTTGTTAGTGCTGAGGTATCTTATGAATGCATTCAGGATGTCAGTAAATTTATCAAGGTTGAAGGACTGAAAACTTTTCCTGAGCAATTATGGAAATCAGATAAAATTCCTTTTAATGAATGTGATCATCAAAAAGTTCCATATTATAATAAGACATCTCAAATGTGTGAAAATGTTGTACTAAATGTTGAATATCACATGAAATGGAAAGGTGCGTCAATACAGGAAGTACAAGCAAACATTGTTATTGGTAATGTGCCTGTATCCCTTGAAAAAGTCAGTAAGATATATGGACGAGAAGCTATGAAAGTGGAGCCAATGAAAGTAAATAATTATGTAGCAGTGGAACAGACACCTACTAGAAGAAAATCCTTCATCATGTCTGCAAAATCAAGCTTATACCTGATACAGCACTTTGAAGTTAAATTTTATCATGTAGGATATTATAATAGCAGCAATGATACCCTTATGAATATAACAAGTACCTCAGGGAATGATACTTCAGAAGATGGACAAAGCTTGTTTTCATCACCAAGCATTACTGAACGATCTGGTAACCCAGGGTACCAGCATGGAAAGCCTCTCTTAGCAGGATATATTGTGTAAGGCATATACAGTTGTACTTATATTCAAAATACTTTGAGAAAGTAGATGTGAAACTGTAGCTATGTACTTTTAAGCTGTTGGTACCAAgaatgcatgtacatatgcactGCCTACAGtagtggttttgttttattttctttccacatTGATGACTTCAAATGTGCTTAGGCAACAAGCAGTACCTTACCTAtttaccccattccttgaattttaaggaagaaaatatgtttttattattactgttattgttaatagtatcatGGTGAGATTAATAATGCAACTAATagtaaaagagtgaaaaaaagtgaaaaaatgtataaacatgGAATATCAGGGTAGGCCAGTAATTGTATCCTTGTGAAGCCATCTGTGTataattaaaattgataaaacaaaactGCAGTAAACTGTGCATGTCATGTGACTGGTGTCAATAGATTTTGATAGTAAGATTTTTATAGGGTATTAGTTATACTGAGGCCTATTCACTACTCATACTAAGAAAAGCTAGATATAGCACTTATTTAATGTGtaatttattgattgattatttatgtatatctgttatATGAATTTTGAAGTATGTGTAGATTTGTTTGAAATAAGAATTTTAAGAATAAGGCATCATACCTACAAaggaataatatttataaagataattttattttttccaggtACAATAACTCTGATGAAGCAAATACATCCTCCAGTTCGCTGTTGTTTGTAGACATAAATGATGAAACTGGTCTATACATCTTCAGTCCAggtattgaaaaatatattttgaaatgtaaTGGTATTTGCATATTTGCccttgggatgttttttctttttctttaataaatctTTGCTTTAACAAGAATTTCAAATAATGTATTATGGTTTGTTAGTTTgactaactttaaaaaaatatatatattttttttcatgtcatttaGCAGACTTAACTAACTCTTCTATTGTAGGTGGAGAATGTTTTGAGGAAAGGAGTGAACGCATAGTCTTTGGTGTAGATACGATGTCTGCTTGCTATTTTTCTTGGAATGCCACTGTATCTTGCAGTGATCTGATGTAAGATTTTCTGTTTCACATCTTGTTAAACTGAattgttccttttatttttttttactttcctttttttcaatgtaTCTTGTTAGGAAGGTCTGTTAGGAATTTTTTTCTACTACCCATCATACCAATTTAAATTCATTCTGAACTATTTACGGTATCTTAAGATAAAAATGACTGTTTGAGGAAACATTGtatcttaatattttatttttgtaatatcttattatctatagtGGGCACTGATAAAACATAAAGTTTTGATGAGTATTTTCTTGTGAGTCATGTCATTTCCACATaagttgtaattattactatacaGAGTTGAAGTAACTAGTATTTTAGCTATTTATGTGAATTGAATTGTTgttaaacttttgtttttgttatttgagtTACAGGTTTTAAAAAACTATTCTTACCATTTTTCAGTGAGAGAATTACAAGTGCCCTTTATTCACTGGTTAAGGGTGATGTTGTCAGCAAGTTTGGATGGCCAAATATAACACTTGAAAATGAGTTTTTACCAGTTGTGTGGTTAGTTCTTTTCTCTACTAAGTATTgttttaagttaattttttttactgttgatattttttttatttttttattatagatgttaATGTAAATCTTTTGCTAAGAATGTTTAATGAATATTTAGTGCTAGAAGATTAGCATTTCATTTTgagagttttatttatttatttatttattttacagggATACCCAAGAACCAGAATTAAAACCAGGAACTAATGCTTGTCCCATCATATCATCCATGGAATATGAATTTGTTTACCAAGATGTTGTTGATTCTGATAAAAGCCCTATATCTGTGCACCAGCTCTTAGGATGTTACATTAGGTAAGGATTGACACCTAGAGGAAACAAActgctttttttccatttttgagaaaagctatataaagaaaattagtgattttctttaaaataactaCTATGATGACACTTGCCTTCTTGTCATATGGCCTATTAGCTTGTTTTCTTGAAAGGTCTTTCTGTTCatatggcttgggagctgatatTAGTAGTGAGAATAGTCTCTTCCTCTGAGACTTTGTTAGATCCCAAAGATTTAGGTTTTCTGCCTCCTGGTACCAGCATTTCAACCCACAGTGTTAGCTTGTGATAATACTTTTAAGGTGCCAAAGGAGGTTAACCACAGCCCTGTTAGCACTCATTGCAAGTTCTTCTGGAATTGTAGGGTCTACTGAAGTGTTGAGTTTTGTGACACCAACCATAGACTGGTTATTTCACTTGGATTAAATGTAATTTAGGAGTCCATTGGTGACTAGGTAGCAAGGTAGCAATTTATCTTGTAGGAGATGTTAGAGGCCATTAATGGTGTCTTTCAGTTTGACTGGCTGGCAGCTGAGATTTGCATAGACTTGCCTAGAAATCAGACACTGTTAAGGAATGCCAAAGAACAGCATGTTAGGAACCTTGTTGAGCCCTTAGAAAGCTGAAAGAAAAGTTCACCTCATGTTTGGGTCATCTCACATCTGGGGTGCAAGAGCATTGTGCTGATtactttgagcagttgtactagcTTGACCCACTAACAGTTAGCATGGAATATGAGTGGCATCGTGATCCTAGTGCTAGTCCCACCCATTATTGAGGCAGTATCCAAATGAAAGGGTAGTAAAGCAAAGGGAAGTTGTGGGATCCCTGCAGAAAAATAAAGGTAGATGGGGAGTCTGTGGCTTATGCATTACATACTATTCTggttgccatctggcagtctaatACAATTTCCCCGGCCTGCTgtggggtgtggtcatccctctctggtgGGGGAAAGAGGATTGCTGATGTTGCAAGATGACTGCTCTCATGCTCACGTATCAGATACTACTTACTGTGGTATGAGACTGATTCAAttgattcactcctggcaataGGCAATTGGAATTACACCAGAAGGTTACTTATTTCATAGCAAGCCTTTATGATAGTactggaagtgctgtaaagtgtgttagAGCCATGTCAGCATTCTGTCCAAAGAATTTAAGAGGGAAGCAGGGTTCTGTTTGTACATCAATGGATGTAGCCACCATCCAAATGCAAATGGTACAATGCT is a genomic window containing:
- the LOC119576095 gene encoding tectonic-2-like, whose product is MTFSYYVLLCTTLLCQAQTEYLPINWTEAGIIGFGSESHYEDPAVTPLAPCPCDYTSNHCDTTCCCDKDCSPFQLAAFSCLEGLQGGQRTDKNIDNNCKYQGPYSPEWHDLLCYITENNPYLGLFFQNLPSIQNYQKYLDKVSVPQYSYEDTDIHLQQEDSQLYYIFGAGIEVVIHLEDTISIGFLTLPHPVLNGVCIDHVPVHFLQDVSHDCSLLLTPEVCETEQYFSSQYYLRNSDSLNSEPFTIIGNLTDQQVVSAEVSYECIQDVSKFIKVEGLKTFPEQLWKSDKIPFNECDHQKVPYYNKTSQMCENVVLNVEYHMKWKGASIQEVQANIVIGNVPVSLEKVSKIYGREAMKVEPMKVNNYVAVEQTPTRRKSFIMSAKSSLYLIQHFEVKFYHVGYYNSSNDTLMNITSTSGNDTSEDGQSLFSSPSITERSGNPGYQHGKPLLAGYIVYNNSDEANTSSSSLLFVDINDETGLYIFSPGGECFEERSERIVFGVDTMSACYFSWNATVSCSDLIERITSALYSLVKGDVVSKFGWPNITLENEFLPVVWDTQEPELKPGTNACPIISSMEYEFVYQDVVDSDKSPISVHQLLGCYIRFYYQEVIHHPSMPSGSVYLSTSVKFFKSKKPSGLSRFWEVMDDRWCSGGICWHEILQPWTHREYGEGGVLGGHMYTASVTDLITNTILMVVIFIPVVILIIQHKYKVRL